The Thunnus albacares chromosome 11, fThuAlb1.1, whole genome shotgun sequence genome contains a region encoding:
- the LOC122992162 gene encoding butyrophilin-like protein 2: MSSSSLVILLLCAPIMGQILVPLNATVGGSVLIPCSLPLNSTSIKWFYWQQEQSNNILFHWHISEKTQTTASEYRKRCQGFNTEFSSGNISIRLNNVSVGDDQKTFTACVGFDSTKGLKHQCKSSLQVSAAYQDLVLTINNTLNSATCTAHGGYPEPEVKWTGQNKFSGEQLKLKDAQMSHQQHPTKKTFSVTSTVSVKELKSVTCLVYNPHSKQQIESTAVIDAPGEELLSIIGAIIGVIAAVSLLLLFVFSLQKT, encoded by the exons CACCCATCATGGGTCAGATACTTGTCCCTCTCAATGCCACTGTCGGAGGGTCCGTCCTGATTCCTTGTTCACTACCACTGAATTCAACAAGCATCAAATGGTTTTACTGGCAGCAGGAGCAATCTAACAACATTTTGTTCCACTGGCACATCAgtgagaaaacacagacaacagcCTCTGAATACAGGAAGAGGTGTCAAGGCTTCAATACTGAGTTTAGTTCTGGAAATATTTCTATTAGACTAAACAATGTTAGTGTTGGAGAtgaccagaaaacattcacGGCCTGTGTTGGTTTTGATTCTACTAAAGGGCTTAAACATCAGTGCAAATCCTCTTTGCAGGTCTCAG CTGCCTACCAAGATCTTGTCCTGACCATTAACAACACATTAAACAGTGCAACCTGTACGGCACATGGAGGATACCCTGAACCTGAAGTGAAATGGACTGGTCAAAACAAATTCAGCGGTGAACAACTGAAACTGAAGGATGCTCAGATGTCCCATCAGCAGCATCCAACCAAGAAAACCTTCTCTGTCACAAGCACCGTCAGTGTCAAAGAGCTGAAGTCTGTAACCTGCCTCGTGTATAACCCTCACTCCAAACAGCAGATTGAGAGCACCGCAGTGATTGATGCTCCTG GTGAGGAGCTGCTGAGTATAATAGGTGCAATAATTGGAGTCATTGCTgctgtatcattattattattatttgtgttttctctacAGAAGACGTGa